The proteins below come from a single Streptomyces sp. M92 genomic window:
- a CDS encoding CBS domain-containing protein has product MTQYVRDIMTGHPVTVEPQTSVTAVARLMRDRDLGAVLVTDGDALRGLVTDRDLVIRSVADGGDPEQTTVAGACSDDLVTVRSDEQLDHAVEVMREHAVRRVPVVDDGRPVGIVSLGDLAMERDPESALGDISVARPNP; this is encoded by the coding sequence ATGACCCAGTACGTCCGCGACATCATGACCGGCCACCCGGTGACCGTGGAGCCGCAGACCTCCGTGACCGCGGTGGCCCGCCTCATGCGCGACCGGGACCTCGGTGCCGTCCTGGTCACGGACGGCGACGCACTGCGCGGACTGGTCACCGACCGCGACCTGGTGATCCGGTCCGTCGCGGACGGCGGCGACCCGGAGCAGACCACAGTGGCCGGCGCGTGCAGCGACGACCTGGTGACCGTACGGTCCGACGAGCAGCTGGACCACGCCGTCGAGGTGATGCGCGAACACGCCGTGCGCCGGGTACCGGTCGTCGACGACGGCCGCCCCGTCGGCATCGTCTCCCTCGGCGACCTGGCCATGGAGCGCGATCCGGAGTCGGCACTGGGCGACATCAGCGTGGCCCGGCCCAACCCGTAG
- the rfbB gene encoding dTDP-glucose 4,6-dehydratase has protein sequence MNLLVTGAAGFIGSRYVRTLLAPDAPDAPRITVLDSLTYAGTLDALPLGHPRLDFVHGDIRDTALVDKLMAGTDQVVHFAAESHVDRSIGAAADFVLTNVVGTQTLLDAALRHGADTFVHVSTDEVYGSLESGSATEEYPLRPSSPYAASKASADLLALSYHRTHGLDVRVTRCSNNYGPYQFPEKLVPLFVTHLLDGRKVPLYGDGRNVRDWLHVDDHCHGVDLVRTRGRAGQVYNIGGGTELTNRELTGLLLDACGAGRDRIEYVADRKGHDLRYSVDWSKARDELGYRPGRDFTAGLAGTVAWYRANRAWWETLKQRTGSAP, from the coding sequence ATGAACCTCCTGGTCACCGGCGCAGCCGGATTCATAGGCTCCCGATACGTCCGGACACTGCTCGCCCCGGACGCCCCCGACGCGCCGCGGATCACGGTTCTGGACAGCCTCACCTACGCCGGCACTCTCGACGCCCTCCCACTCGGCCACCCCCGGCTGGACTTCGTGCACGGCGACATCCGCGACACCGCGCTGGTCGACAAACTGATGGCCGGCACCGACCAAGTGGTGCACTTCGCCGCCGAGTCCCACGTGGACCGGTCGATCGGCGCCGCCGCCGACTTCGTGCTCACCAACGTCGTCGGCACCCAGACCCTGCTGGACGCGGCCCTGCGGCACGGCGCGGACACCTTCGTGCACGTCTCCACCGACGAGGTCTACGGCTCGCTGGAGTCCGGTTCGGCCACGGAGGAGTATCCGCTGCGGCCCAGCTCCCCGTACGCCGCCTCCAAGGCGTCGGCCGACCTGCTCGCCCTCTCCTACCACCGCACCCACGGCCTGGACGTGCGGGTGACCCGGTGCTCCAACAACTATGGCCCGTACCAGTTCCCCGAAAAACTCGTGCCGCTGTTCGTCACCCACCTCCTCGACGGCCGGAAGGTCCCGCTGTACGGCGACGGGCGCAACGTCCGCGACTGGCTCCACGTGGACGACCACTGCCATGGCGTCGACCTGGTCCGTACCCGGGGCCGGGCCGGCCAGGTCTACAACATCGGCGGCGGCACCGAACTGACCAACCGCGAACTCACCGGCCTGCTTCTCGACGCCTGCGGCGCCGGCCGGGACCGGATCGAGTACGTCGCCGACCGCAAGGGCCACGACCTGCGCTACTCGGTCGACTGGAGCAAGGCCCGCGACGAACTGGGCTACCGTCCCGGCCGGGACTTCACGGCAGGGCTGGCCGGCACCGTCGCCTGGTACCGGGCCAACCGGGCCTGGTGGGAGACGCTCAAGCAAAGGACGGGGTCCGCCCCATAG
- a CDS encoding metallophosphoesterase family protein: MRLLLMSDTHLPKRAKELPEALLAEIPRADVVVHAGDWVDTDTLDLLEHRSQRLVGVYGNNDGPGLRARLPEVAYADLGGLRFGVVHETGAAQGRERRCAARFPDLDVLVFGHSHIPWDTTADTGLRLLNPGSPTDRRRQPYCTYMTATVADGRLGDVELHRLPRR; encoded by the coding sequence GTGCGACTGCTGCTCATGTCAGACACCCATCTGCCGAAGCGGGCGAAGGAACTGCCCGAAGCGCTGCTGGCGGAGATCCCGCGCGCCGACGTCGTCGTGCACGCGGGGGACTGGGTCGACACGGACACCCTCGACCTGCTGGAGCACCGCAGCCAACGGCTCGTCGGCGTGTACGGCAACAACGACGGGCCCGGCCTGCGTGCCCGGCTGCCCGAGGTGGCATACGCGGACCTCGGCGGCCTGCGCTTCGGCGTCGTCCACGAGACGGGCGCCGCCCAGGGGCGCGAGCGGCGCTGCGCCGCCCGCTTCCCGGACCTCGACGTCCTGGTCTTCGGACACAGCCACATCCCCTGGGACACCACCGCCGACACCGGCCTGCGGCTGCTCAACCCGGGTTCGCCGACCGACCGGCGCCGACAGCCGTACTGCACCTACATGACGGCCACGGTCGCCGACGGCCGGCTCGGGGACGTCGAACTGCACCGGCTGCCGCGGCGGTAG
- a CDS encoding YncE family protein, with protein sequence MPAHRTRLLRAAAVATALALAAAPVTGAAAAPDSPAALREVMFVGNNWDGTADVIRSTGDFARIGRIDVIPDKAERMAEINADPIKWIYFQAIRNSVGEGHDQFVDDMYSTPDGSSVVVSRPSFADVVSVDLATGDINWRFPVSGYRSDHMAVSPDGTRVAVSASTSNTVHVLDIESGEELGSFRTGDKPHENIFTRDGRYIWNMSIGEVNTALDAPWLDWTKGDRRITVVDATTYEQVKVIDMRERLDAIGLGDRSDAVRPAVFSPDESKLYFQVSFFNGFFEYDIATDRITRTKTLPENPATDDDRTTWVNDSRHHGISMSPDGTKLCVAGTMDDYATVVDRATLREGPLVNAAKPYWATVSGDGTHCVVSESGADQVTAIDFATGEKSVSVPVGDHPQRVRIGHVAADWTGPSGG encoded by the coding sequence ATGCCCGCCCATCGAACCAGGCTCCTCCGCGCCGCCGCCGTCGCCACCGCACTCGCCCTCGCCGCCGCTCCCGTGACCGGCGCGGCGGCCGCCCCCGACTCCCCTGCCGCTCTGCGCGAGGTGATGTTCGTCGGCAACAACTGGGACGGCACCGCCGACGTCATCCGGTCCACCGGCGACTTCGCGAGAATCGGCCGGATCGACGTCATCCCGGACAAGGCGGAGCGGATGGCGGAGATCAACGCCGACCCGATCAAGTGGATCTACTTCCAGGCCATCCGCAACAGTGTCGGCGAGGGGCATGACCAGTTCGTCGATGACATGTACTCGACACCGGACGGCTCGTCGGTGGTGGTCTCCCGGCCGAGCTTCGCGGACGTCGTGTCCGTGGACCTCGCCACCGGTGACATCAACTGGCGCTTCCCGGTCTCCGGCTACCGCTCCGACCACATGGCGGTCTCCCCCGACGGCACCCGGGTCGCGGTGTCGGCGTCCACCTCCAACACCGTGCACGTGCTGGACATCGAGTCCGGGGAGGAGCTCGGCTCCTTCCGTACCGGCGACAAGCCGCACGAGAACATCTTCACCCGCGACGGCAGGTACATCTGGAACATGTCCATCGGCGAGGTGAACACCGCGCTCGACGCCCCCTGGCTGGACTGGACCAAGGGCGACCGGCGCATCACCGTCGTGGACGCGACGACGTACGAGCAGGTCAAGGTGATCGACATGCGCGAGCGCCTCGACGCGATCGGTCTCGGCGACCGGTCCGACGCCGTGCGGCCCGCCGTCTTCTCGCCGGACGAGTCCAAGCTGTACTTCCAGGTGTCGTTCTTCAACGGCTTCTTCGAGTACGACATCGCCACCGACCGGATCACCCGCACCAAGACCCTGCCGGAGAACCCGGCCACCGACGACGACCGCACGACCTGGGTCAACGACTCGCGCCACCACGGCATCTCCATGAGCCCGGACGGCACCAAGCTCTGCGTCGCGGGCACGATGGACGACTACGCGACGGTCGTGGACCGCGCGACGCTGCGCGAGGGCCCGCTGGTCAACGCCGCGAAGCCGTACTGGGCCACGGTCAGCGGCGACGGCACGCACTGCGTGGTCTCCGAGAGCGGCGCCGACCAGGTGACCGCCATCGACTTCGCGACCGGCGAGAAGTCGGTGTCCGTCCCCGTGGGCGACCACCCCCAGCGGGTGCGGATCGGGCACGTGGCGGCGGACTGGACGGGCCCGTCCGGCGGCTGA
- a CDS encoding TetR/AcrR family transcriptional regulator, whose product MAGRLRAPTGRYGGKSAAQRQAERRRRFLDAALQLFGDTPGYRATTVAALSEAAGLSTRQFYEEFRTLEDVLAALHLQVNDWAERAVLAAAADARGLPLPERAGAIFRAYAADVTSDPRRVRITFVEIIGVSPRLEEQRLARRARWVDLIRAEAESAAARGEAASRDYRLAATAFIGGVNGLLHDYSAGWVDATLDEVVDELVRQLLAVLRPPGWGAGQT is encoded by the coding sequence GTGGCGGGCAGGCTCAGGGCGCCCACGGGACGCTACGGCGGCAAGTCCGCCGCACAACGCCAGGCCGAGCGCCGCCGGCGCTTCCTCGACGCCGCGCTCCAGCTCTTCGGCGACACCCCCGGCTACCGCGCCACGACCGTCGCCGCCCTCAGCGAGGCCGCGGGTCTGTCCACCCGCCAGTTCTACGAGGAGTTCCGCACCCTGGAGGACGTGCTCGCCGCCCTGCACCTCCAGGTCAACGACTGGGCCGAGCGAGCCGTCCTCGCGGCGGCGGCCGACGCGCGTGGGCTGCCCCTGCCCGAACGCGCCGGCGCGATCTTCCGCGCCTACGCCGCCGACGTCACCTCCGATCCCCGTCGCGTGCGCATCACCTTCGTCGAGATCATCGGGGTCAGCCCCCGCCTGGAGGAGCAGCGGCTGGCCCGCCGCGCCCGCTGGGTCGACCTCATCCGCGCCGAGGCCGAGTCCGCCGCCGCGCGCGGAGAGGCGGCGTCCCGCGACTACCGGCTCGCCGCCACGGCCTTCATCGGCGGCGTCAACGGCCTGCTGCACGACTACAGCGCGGGCTGGGTGGACGCGACCCTGGACGAGGTCGTCGACGAACTGGTCCGCCAGCTCCTGGCCGTGCTCCGGCCCCCCGGCTGGGGGGCCGGCCAGACGTGA
- a CDS encoding nuclear transport factor 2 family protein translates to MSAQAGPGFDVEALRRGIEGETAAPLVSLYAPDAEVRIVDRYDQPSRPKVLHGRDEIAEMLDDVYSRDMSHRLTRCLVQGDQVAFTEECVYPDGVRVLAESMLSLRGGAIAEQTTVQAWDE, encoded by the coding sequence ATGAGCGCTCAGGCCGGCCCCGGCTTCGACGTCGAAGCACTGCGCCGGGGCATCGAAGGAGAGACGGCGGCGCCCCTGGTGTCGCTCTACGCGCCGGACGCGGAGGTCCGCATCGTCGACCGGTACGACCAGCCCAGCCGCCCCAAGGTCCTGCACGGCCGGGACGAGATCGCCGAGATGCTCGACGACGTGTACAGCCGCGACATGTCGCACCGGCTGACCCGGTGCCTCGTGCAGGGCGACCAGGTCGCCTTCACCGAGGAGTGCGTGTACCCGGACGGCGTGCGGGTGCTCGCCGAGTCGATGCTGTCGCTGCGGGGCGGCGCGATCGCCGAGCAGACCACCGTCCAGGCCTGGGACGAGTGA
- a CDS encoding ABC transporter ATP-binding protein, whose amino-acid sequence MSTAGTEAGQPAWRQLLTYVRPHRRALFAGAVLSLVTGATGLMLPLVARELIDDLSHDRAITGALLAMSGLVVANAALGALGGYVLRRTAESVVLGARRTLSSYLLRLRITAVDRTEPGDLMARITSDTTLLREVTTDSLVGLGTGGLTLVATLVMMGLVDPVLLGVTLAVVAGAGTVLGLIVPRINRASRQAQDAVGVMGAALERILGALRTVKASGAEPREERALHEAAEESWRQSVRAAKWSAAAGNTAGLAMQTAFITVLAVGGARVATEAIDIGTLVAFLLFVFYLMSPIQEVVSAITQYQTGKAALARIQAALSLPAEPAARPAPLPSPGSEPASVAFRDVRFRYADDLPYIHHGVTFEVPSRGMTAFVGPSGAGKTTVFSLVERFYDPVSGEISLDGRSLADWDLASLRAAIGYVEQDAPVLSGSLRNNLLLGNPEADDAAVAAVVKTTRLDSLVARLPDGLETLVGHRGTKLSGGERQRVAIARALLRRPRLLLLDEATSQLDAVNEAALRDTVADVARTTTVLVVAHRLSTVTMAERIVVMDAGRVRAVGTHRELVTADPLYAELAATQFLAAGG is encoded by the coding sequence GTGAGCACCGCTGGGACAGAAGCCGGTCAGCCCGCCTGGCGGCAGCTGCTGACGTACGTACGGCCGCACCGCAGGGCCCTGTTCGCGGGCGCCGTGCTCTCCCTCGTCACCGGCGCCACGGGGCTGATGCTGCCGCTGGTGGCGCGGGAGCTGATCGACGACCTGTCGCACGACCGTGCCATCACCGGCGCGCTGCTGGCCATGTCGGGACTGGTGGTCGCCAACGCGGCGCTGGGCGCGCTGGGCGGGTACGTGCTGCGGCGCACCGCCGAGTCCGTGGTGCTCGGCGCGCGGCGCACCCTGTCGTCGTATCTGCTGCGGCTGCGGATCACCGCGGTGGACCGCACCGAGCCCGGCGACCTGATGGCCCGGATCACCTCCGACACGACCCTGCTGCGCGAGGTCACCACCGACTCCCTCGTCGGCCTCGGCACCGGCGGGCTCACGCTGGTGGCGACCCTGGTGATGATGGGCCTGGTCGACCCGGTGCTGCTCGGGGTCACCCTGGCGGTGGTCGCCGGGGCGGGGACGGTGCTGGGCCTGATCGTGCCGCGCATCAACCGGGCGAGCCGGCAGGCGCAGGACGCGGTGGGCGTGATGGGCGCCGCGCTGGAGCGGATACTCGGCGCGCTGCGCACGGTGAAGGCGTCCGGGGCCGAGCCCCGGGAGGAGCGTGCGCTGCACGAGGCCGCCGAGGAGTCCTGGCGGCAGAGCGTGCGCGCCGCCAAGTGGTCGGCGGCGGCGGGCAACACGGCCGGGCTGGCGATGCAGACCGCGTTCATCACGGTGCTCGCGGTGGGCGGGGCCCGGGTGGCGACGGAGGCGATCGACATCGGCACGCTGGTCGCGTTCCTGCTGTTCGTGTTCTACCTGATGTCGCCGATACAGGAGGTCGTCTCCGCGATCACGCAGTACCAGACGGGCAAGGCGGCGCTCGCCCGCATCCAGGCCGCGCTGAGCCTGCCCGCGGAGCCCGCGGCCCGTCCCGCGCCCCTGCCGTCGCCGGGCTCGGAGCCTGCGTCCGTCGCCTTCCGTGACGTCCGCTTCCGCTACGCCGACGACCTGCCCTACATCCACCACGGGGTGACCTTCGAAGTGCCGTCCCGGGGGATGACGGCTTTCGTCGGTCCGTCCGGAGCGGGCAAGACCACCGTATTCTCCCTGGTCGAGCGGTTCTACGATCCGGTCTCGGGGGAGATCTCGCTGGACGGCCGGAGCCTTGCGGACTGGGACCTGGCCTCGCTGCGGGCCGCGATCGGTTACGTGGAGCAGGATGCGCCGGTGCTGTCCGGTTCGCTGCGGAACAACCTGCTGCTGGGCAACCCGGAGGCGGACGACGCCGCCGTCGCCGCGGTGGTGAAGACGACCCGCCTCGATTCCCTGGTGGCGCGGCTGCCGGACGGCCTCGAGACGCTGGTCGGGCATCGCGGCACCAAGCTGTCGGGCGGTGAACGCCAGCGGGTCGCCATCGCGCGCGCCCTGCTGCGCCGTCCGCGGCTGCTGCTGCTCGACGAGGCCACCTCGCAGCTGGACGCGGTCAACGAGGCGGCGCTGCGCGACACGGTGGCCGACGTGGCCCGTACGACGACGGTGTTGGTCGTCGCGCACCGGCTGTCCACGGTGACGATGGCCGAGCGGATCGTGGTGATGGACGCGGGCCGGGTCCGGGCCGTGGGCACGCACCGGGAACTGGTCACCGCCGATCCGCTGTACGCGGAGCTGGCGGCCACCCAGTTCCTGGCCGCCGGCGGCTGA
- a CDS encoding S-(hydroxymethyl)mycothiol dehydrogenase: protein MAQEVRGVIAPGKDEPVRIEKIVVPDPGPGEAVVSVQACGVCHTDLHYKQGGISDDYPFLLGHEAAGVVESVGAGVTDVAPGDFVILNWRAVCGKCRACLRGRPWYCFDTHNAEQKMTLASTGQELSPALGIGAFAEKTLVAAGQCTKVDPGASAQVAGLLGCGVMAGIGAAINTGNVGRGDTVAVIGCGGVGDAAIAGSHLAGAAKVIAVDIDDRKLETARSMGATHTVNSRETDPVEAVRELTGGFGADVVIEAVGRPETYRQAFYARDLAGTVVLVGVPTPEMNLELPLLDVFGRGGSLKSSWYGDCLPSRDFPMLIDLHLQGRLDLDKFVTETIRLDEVEKAFERMHAGDVLRSVVVL from the coding sequence ATGGCGCAGGAAGTACGCGGCGTGATCGCACCGGGCAAGGACGAACCGGTGCGGATCGAGAAGATCGTCGTGCCCGATCCCGGACCGGGCGAGGCCGTGGTCAGTGTCCAGGCCTGCGGGGTGTGCCACACCGACCTGCACTACAAGCAGGGCGGCATCAGCGACGACTACCCCTTCCTGCTCGGCCACGAGGCCGCGGGCGTGGTCGAGTCGGTCGGTGCCGGCGTCACCGACGTCGCCCCCGGCGACTTCGTGATCCTCAACTGGCGCGCGGTGTGCGGCAAGTGCCGGGCCTGTCTGCGCGGACGCCCCTGGTACTGCTTCGACACCCACAACGCCGAGCAGAAGATGACGCTGGCCTCGACCGGCCAGGAACTCTCCCCGGCCCTCGGCATCGGTGCCTTCGCCGAGAAGACGCTGGTCGCCGCCGGACAGTGCACCAAGGTCGACCCGGGTGCCTCCGCTCAGGTGGCCGGCCTGCTGGGCTGCGGCGTGATGGCCGGCATCGGCGCCGCCATCAACACCGGCAACGTCGGCCGCGGCGACACCGTCGCCGTCATCGGCTGCGGCGGCGTCGGCGACGCGGCCATCGCCGGCTCCCACCTCGCCGGAGCCGCGAAGGTCATCGCCGTCGACATCGACGACCGCAAGCTGGAGACCGCTCGCTCCATGGGCGCCACCCACACCGTCAACTCCCGCGAGACCGACCCCGTCGAGGCGGTCCGCGAACTGACCGGCGGCTTCGGCGCCGACGTCGTCATCGAGGCCGTCGGCCGCCCGGAGACCTACCGGCAGGCCTTCTACGCCCGCGACCTGGCCGGCACCGTCGTCCTCGTCGGCGTCCCCACGCCCGAGATGAATCTGGAGCTGCCGCTCCTCGACGTCTTCGGCCGCGGCGGCTCCCTGAAGTCCTCCTGGTACGGCGACTGCCTGCCCTCCCGCGACTTCCCGATGCTCATCGACCTCCACCTCCAGGGCCGCCTGGACCTGGACAAGTTCGTCACCGAGACCATCCGGCTCGACGAGGTCGAGAAGGCCTTCGAGCGGATGCACGCCGGTGACGTGCTGCGTTCGGTGGTGGTGCTGTGA
- a CDS encoding MBL fold metallo-hydrolase → MTARIERLVTSGQFSLDGGSWDVDNNVWLVGDDHEVIVIDAAHDADAIAEAVGDRRLTAIVCTHAHNDHVNAAPALAERTGATIWLHRDDMPLWQRTHPDRDPDAWLTDGQVIEAAGADLTVLHTPGHAPGAVCLYDPGLGTVFTGDTLFQGGPGATGRSYSHFPTIIDSIRDRLLVLPPETEVRTGHGDPTTIGAEAPHLEEWIKRGH, encoded by the coding sequence ATGACCGCCCGCATCGAACGCCTCGTCACCTCCGGGCAGTTCAGCCTCGACGGCGGCAGCTGGGACGTCGACAACAACGTCTGGCTGGTCGGCGACGACCACGAGGTGATCGTCATCGACGCCGCCCACGACGCCGACGCCATCGCCGAGGCCGTCGGCGACCGCCGGCTCACCGCCATCGTGTGCACCCACGCCCACAACGACCACGTGAACGCCGCGCCCGCCCTCGCCGAGCGCACCGGTGCCACCATCTGGCTGCACCGCGACGACATGCCCCTGTGGCAGCGGACCCACCCCGACCGCGACCCCGACGCCTGGCTGACCGACGGCCAGGTCATCGAGGCAGCCGGCGCCGACCTGACCGTCCTGCACACCCCCGGGCACGCGCCCGGCGCGGTCTGCCTCTACGACCCGGGCCTCGGCACCGTCTTCACCGGCGACACCCTCTTCCAGGGCGGCCCCGGCGCCACCGGACGCTCCTACTCCCACTTCCCGACGATCATCGACTCGATCCGCGACCGGCTTCTGGTGCTCCCGCCCGAGACCGAGGTCCGCACCGGTCACGGCGACCCGACCACCATCGGGGCCGAGGCACCGCACCTGGAGGAGTGGATCAAGCGCGGTCACTGA
- a CDS encoding SDR family oxidoreductase, with product MAQSPNKPLAGRVALVAGATRGAGRGIAVELGAAGATVYVTGRSTRARRSEYDRPETIEDTADLVTEAGGHGIAVPTDHLDPTQVAALVDRVAREQDRLDVLVNDIWGGEHLFAWDSPVWEHDLDKGLRLLRLAVETHAVTSHHALPLLLRRPGGLVVEVTDGTDDYNRDHYRVSFFYDLAKTSVLRMAFALGHEVGPHGATAVALTPGWLRSEIMLDHFGVREDNWRDALDRVPHFAISETPRYVGRAVTALATDPHVSRLNGKSLSSGGLAREYGFTDLDGSRPDAWRYLVEVQDAGKPADVTGYR from the coding sequence ATGGCACAATCACCGAACAAGCCGCTGGCGGGCAGGGTCGCGCTGGTCGCCGGAGCGACCCGCGGCGCCGGACGCGGCATCGCCGTCGAACTGGGCGCGGCCGGCGCCACCGTCTACGTCACCGGCCGCAGCACCCGCGCCCGCCGCTCCGAGTACGACCGCCCGGAGACCATCGAGGACACCGCCGACCTGGTCACCGAGGCCGGCGGCCACGGCATCGCCGTACCGACCGACCACCTCGATCCCACGCAGGTCGCCGCGCTCGTCGACCGCGTCGCCCGCGAGCAGGACCGCCTCGACGTCCTGGTCAACGACATCTGGGGCGGCGAGCACCTCTTCGCATGGGACAGCCCCGTCTGGGAGCACGACCTCGACAAGGGGCTCAGGCTGCTGCGGCTCGCGGTCGAGACCCATGCCGTCACCAGTCACCACGCCCTGCCGCTGCTGCTGCGCCGCCCCGGCGGACTGGTCGTGGAGGTCACCGACGGCACCGACGACTACAACCGCGACCACTACCGCGTCTCGTTCTTCTACGACCTCGCCAAGACGTCCGTCCTGCGCATGGCCTTCGCCCTCGGTCACGAGGTCGGCCCGCACGGCGCCACCGCCGTCGCGCTGACCCCGGGCTGGCTGCGCTCGGAGATCATGCTCGACCACTTCGGCGTGCGCGAGGACAACTGGCGCGACGCCCTCGACCGCGTCCCGCACTTCGCCATCTCGGAGACACCCCGCTACGTCGGCCGCGCCGTCACCGCCCTCGCCACCGACCCGCACGTGTCGCGCCTCAACGGGAAGTCCCTGTCCAGCGGAGGCCTGGCGCGGGAGTACGGCTTCACCGACCTCGACGGCAGCCGCCCGGACGCCTGGCGCTACCTCGTCGAGGTCCAGGACGCGGGCAAGCCGGCCGACGTCACCGGCTACCGCTGA
- a CDS encoding SDR family NAD(P)-dependent oxidoreductase, which produces MTETGRFTNHGALVTGAARGIGAATARRLAAEGARVLLTDVDLAAARRTARELAEQGLGVEAFGCDVTDRASVEAAVAHAADTFGTLDVLVNNAYACTPDAPFFEDEADEAWARDLDVTLTGAYRCCRAALPHLAASGRGAIVSVGSVNGVQDFGNHAYSAAKAGLASLTRTLAGHAAPRGVRVNLVTPGTVRTTAWEGRDEDLAAVRGLYPLGRVGEPEDIAAAVAFLASRDASWITGTTLVVDGGLTAVNTGFRRAVGPEAGGEVVENTTGGACAAEHSRG; this is translated from the coding sequence ATGACGGAGACAGGGCGTTTCACGAACCACGGAGCACTGGTCACGGGCGCGGCCCGCGGCATCGGCGCGGCCACCGCCCGGCGGCTGGCCGCGGAGGGGGCGCGGGTACTGCTGACCGACGTCGACCTCGCCGCCGCGCGGCGGACGGCGCGGGAACTGGCCGAGCAGGGACTCGGCGTCGAGGCCTTCGGCTGCGACGTCACCGACCGGGCGTCCGTGGAGGCCGCCGTCGCCCACGCCGCGGACACCTTCGGCACCCTCGACGTCCTGGTCAACAACGCCTACGCCTGTACGCCGGACGCCCCGTTCTTCGAGGACGAGGCCGACGAGGCCTGGGCCCGCGACCTCGACGTCACCCTCACCGGCGCCTACCGCTGCTGCCGCGCCGCGCTGCCCCACCTCGCGGCCTCGGGACGCGGCGCGATCGTGAGCGTCGGCTCGGTCAACGGCGTCCAGGACTTCGGCAACCACGCCTACAGTGCCGCCAAGGCCGGCCTCGCCTCGCTCACCCGTACCCTCGCCGGGCACGCCGCGCCGCGCGGTGTCCGCGTCAACCTGGTGACGCCGGGCACCGTGCGCACCACCGCGTGGGAGGGCCGGGACGAGGACCTGGCGGCGGTCCGGGGGCTGTATCCGCTGGGCCGGGTCGGCGAACCCGAGGACATCGCGGCGGCCGTCGCCTTCCTCGCCTCCCGGGACGCCTCCTGGATCACCGGCACGACACTGGTCGTCGACGGCGGGCTGACCGCCGTGAACACCGGGTTCCGGCGCGCGGTCGGGCCGGAGGCGGGCGGGGAAGTGGTGGAGAACACAACGGGCGGGGCATGTGCGGCAGAACACAGCCGCGGGTAA